The genomic segment CTGCTCGTCCAGACATCTGTTTGTACGTGAGCGGGTCCAGCAGGTGTCCATTGAACGTAGGGGTTCGAATGATGACCCTGCGGGCCGGGAGGTTAACCCCCgaggagagggtggaggtggCGGCCAGCACCCTGACCATGCCCTGCCGGAAAGCTCCCTCCAACACGTCCCGCTCGTCAAATGTCAGGCCTAGAGAGACGACACGAGAGAGACAAGCTTCACCCGGAGAGCACACTGGGATACAAAGCCGTACCGTTCAGCACTCAGGTTGTTGTGATTAAAGGATTGTATGGGTGTGTTCACCAGCGTGGTGGAAGGCCACCCCCCACGGCACAGTGCGCTGCAGGATGGGGTCCAGCCCGGCCGGGGTGCGTCTCAACTGGGCTATCACATCCACTAGTCCCTCCTGATCCAGACACACCGCCCGGGGATCCGCTTCGCCCTGACGTTCTAAAAGGATGAGGCCAGAATCAGGACTTAACGGATGATTTCTGTTACTTTTTCATGTTACACAAGAATCTGTTGAAAATGGCATGCATATTTTGGTTCTCTGGTAATagccacacatacagtatatcagaaAAATGTCACTACTAAAAGAATAATATGCTTAATGAATAGAAATTAGAGGGGCAACTGTAACAGCTTTCATATTTTGGTCAAAATCCTTCCCATTTTgtataaatgaaaatgttgatATTGTTTTGGTGGCAATTACCAGGCAAGATTACATTATATTAGCATTGCAATCTGGTTCCAAAATGACTCTCAGGCCAAAGAACCATTCTAATATCTCATGACAAATTCCCTACAGTTAATAAGCTGCAATATCACTCTAATTCACTCTGGGAAATGTGCTAACAGTAACCGATTTTAAGATAATATTTGAAATCAAGTACCAGTGTGTCTGAGGTTGTAGAATTCTCTAGCGATGCCGTCTGCTAGTTTCTCACACCAGTTCTTtgaggggcagaacagcagcACAGAGTGGCCGTCTCTCACCGTCTCATAACACAAGCTCACGATGTGGTCATCATCTCCCTTTATGtaagtgcgcacacacacacacacacacacacacacacacacacacacacagcgatgaTTGTGATTACATATCACTCGTGATGACACAGTATATATCACTCATGATATATTAAAGCATTAGATAATCTCTGGACAATACCCATCATCTCAGTTACCTTAACATGGAGCGCAGGTGTGAACTTCCGAACCAGGGAGAGGCTGTTGTCGTAGATGTTGCTGCCCACCTTGAGATGCTCCTGCAGGGGTACGGGTCTGTAGTCTGTCTGGTAGAGCTCCGcgcccagccagccagccaggagGGAGAGGTTAGGCAAGGTGGCGCTCATACCTATTATCTGCACACCCTCGGAAAGGGACCTGTGTaaagagacacagaaaacacacatgcagcagcagaataagaCTTTTGAACGCTGCATGTCAGTACGCTCTGTGACACAAAGACAAAAGGTAGACGGACAAACCGACCCTGTGGTGTTCTGCTTCTGGGCGATGTAGCGGATTTTGGTCAAGAGCAGTTCCAGTAGGTATCCTCTTCCAGAATCACCAACCATATGCAGCTCATCCACCACCACCATACCTATGTACGCAAAATGATTACACACAGTGAAATGGTATGCCGCACACAACCAAAATTCGATGTGTTGATAAAAACATTGTGCATTACCTAGTAGGCCCACGCTGTCTTCTTCGATGAGTCTGTTAATGAGAGAGTTGGCTTTTTCTATTGTGCACACAGCCACATCCAGAGCAGTGAACCCTCCTGCAGCCGAGGTGCTGCCCATATATCCCTCCACGCGAACTCCTGCCTCTTCAAATACACTCTGCAGGGACAGTGATACAAGTCAGTCATATACAGATATACATAGACAGACACGgggtccatccatccatctctccctcacctgAAGGTAGTGCATCTTCTCCTTGGCCACTGAGACAAATGGCAGAATGAAGAGAGCTTTTCTTTTGGTCTCCAACACGCGCTTCAACATCAGTAGCTCTGACACCAGGGTTTTCCCCGCACTAGTGGGGGCTGACGGAggaataaaacagtgaaagtgagaTAACTGTGACTTTAGGGTCCAAAGTTATTATAGAGTCGCACTTGAATCGTTCCAGTTGCTTACCAGAGTAGACCAGGTTACGGCCCTGCAGCACCTGTCCGACAGTGAGGCACTGGGCCTGCCATTCAAACATGTGCGACACTCCGTGTTTCTGGTAGCGCTCCAGGACAGGCTTAGGTAAACCCCAGCTGGATAACAACAGCTTTTCAGCTTGCTCCACAGGGGCACACATGGCAACGCCTACAGTGGAGCACACATACAGGACTCCATTTGTATACTGGAGACGCATTATAATGTCAAGTGTAATGTATTTCAGCTAAATCACACATAGCCAGCTGTAAAGAGGGCCAAagatacacacagaaatacaaataaaggCAGAAACAACAGAAGGTTATCTGATGTATCTCCTCTTCACgtacagacacaaaacacatcagCCTCACCTGGCTGAGGTAAAGAGTCACTGATAGAGCTGAGCTCTAAGCCGGTGGGGACTGTGAGCACAGAGACCGACTGATTCTGTAATGACCGCTGGAGTTCGGCCTTCTTCCTCGCCGCTGCCAGCTTGGTGGGGCTGAACAGGATGTAGTTACTGGAGACATTCAGAGGCGAATCAGCGTTCACATTCGGTCCGCCTTTGTCTTTGCTCTTTTCTCCGGACTTGGGCTTCTGTCTGTTGAAACGCAAAGATGTGTCAGCAGCAGAAAAGTACTGCGACAGACCACCGGAACAAAAGAAAATCTGGAGGATAGTGTGTAAGCAAAGTCTCACCCGCAGATGGAGATGGAGTCTGCTCGCTGACTGGTCCGTATTTCATGATGGGACATCTCGTTGATGCAGGCAGGAACCGGCGCTGACTGGCAGCTCTCTGGGCCCCTCTGAGCGTGCTCCACTTCCTCCGAGTCCTCACTGAAGAGAAGCCGCTGGGCGAGGTCTTTGCAGTCCAAGGCTCTCCACCCCGGTCTCTCACCATCACCACTTCGCCCACATACTCTCCTCTTATTGTCTGGAACTGGTGCAGCAGACTGTAAAGAGGCAGAAGTAGCTAGTGGTGCTGCTGCTTCCCCTGCGTCTCTGTTGGCTGGTGTTGGAGGACCTCTGTGGGCTGCAGGCTTCACTGGGTCCAGAGCATCCAGTGCCTGCAGCATCTCCTCATCCAGAGCCAAGGAGGACTCTCCCAGAGGAAATAACGACCCTCCGCCCTAAACCCAGAAAACACGATCAAAGAAACGTCACTTGTAATccatgagtgagagagagacaaagagagagagtgagagacagacttTCTCCCCAGCTGTCAAACTCACCATGTTGGGGACTTTGTGGTTCTCTGAGTCTGATCGGTTTGTTTTGTCTGACAGATAACGGGTCTTCTGCAATAGGTTAGAGTTTCTTCCTGGTAATGGTTCATCGGGGTCTTGAAAGCTgtgctcagaaaaaaaatatataatgtcAGGTAAGACTGATGTTCATGCATGACATTGTTGAAAGGATTGAAAGATGCCTCTATCAATACAGTACTTTAATAAAGTCTGACCTCTTTTTCTTGATGATCTGGTGCTGCCCCATGTAGCATTTCTTTTTTGGTGGAGGACCCGAGGTGCTCATACTTAACTTGTGCTACTAACTTTGACGAACGCGTGGCAAGTTTGATATTAACTAACATGACAGTTTGACCGTTAACGCGTGTTTATAAAACTATAGGCAATGTTTATTAAGAGTAAGAAAACAGATAACGCTAAGCGAAAAGAAGCGCCGCCGTAGTGGAAATATTTTGGTACCTAAACGTAAACAACTTCTTGTTGAGCAGAACGTCTGAAATCAAAAAGACCGCTCCGCCAGGCCCGCCCCGGTGTTTCACAAAAACAGTCCGATCCGATGGAACAGATGCTAAAATACGAAGGTTCCTATAAAACCACTCAATATCGTTGAAGAGTTATAAAagacttattattattatcattatcattattattgtgattaccattattattataagggTCTTTTTCTACATCAATGTGGATTTCAATCATTACCCGCTACTCCACTGTCTCAAGTAACCCAGGTGCTGCAGCAGTTAGTAAACAATTCGTTAACTGGTTAGTTAACTGAAAGTGTCGCAGTGTTTCCACGAAACACGAAGCGTTTGGAGCAAAAACTTGAAGGCATCTTTGGTGAGgcaccaaggaggttctatatgaGGCACCTTTGGCTTATTTCTGCCTCAGACTTAACTAAGCATCACACAAATTAAtgtatgacaaaacaaaaaatgcccTGTGGTAGTCGAGTTGTTACAGTCAGATTATGAGCATGGAACCTGCCTTATGAACCGTCTTTGGTAAAATGAATGGTAAACTGTTTCTTGCGCCCAGTGGGACGGACCTCTGTCTCTGCCACTTGGGTGTAGGGCGTGAGCGAGCGGCTAGTGGGCGCGCCCGTTGCGACGTTGCGGAGGCTTCAAGATGGCGGAAGCCCTGACAACTCAGGAGGAGCTGGTAAGGCTCTCGACGGATTTTCTCTCATCTCCGTGACATGTTTAATGTGTACAGTTGTCATATCCTTTGCATCTCTtgtcaatacatttttgttatATAATTTCGGTACTGTTGTTGTTCTCTGGAACGATGTAGCCCAGTAAACAGCCCTGGCCCGTTCGCACCCTCCCGTGTCGACCGATTCCTGTGTGACTGACAGCAGTTAGCGTGTATGTTAGCTGGCTTTTAGCATGATGGCGTTTGCTGGAATGTTAGGCAGGATCTTTAGGGACTTTACTGGCTGTGTGTCTCGATTACTTACAGCCTAGTTAACCTACACGGACAGAAGGCAGAGACTCAGTTTGCCAGCGTTAACTAACGTTAACTTAGCGTTACCTGGTTGCCTAGCGTTAGCTAACTCAATGTGGCTAGTACCTTTAACgctaatgctagctagctagctaccacaTGTACCCTAGCTACTCGCTAATGCTAGATAGCTATTGTTGGCTTGCAGCGACTTAGCTCGGCAGCTATCTTGTTACTGTTACAATTATGTTGGACTAATTTTGAAGTTTAATAATGTCCAACCTCGGATCGCTTTGATGATTTTTTGTGATTGTGAACCATGACATAAGATGGAATGTTAATGGCATGGGTCTCATGGTATAACGCGAGTGTTATGAGCTAGCTAGCAATGTCCTGCCTATCAAATTTACGGCCGAGAATTCACAGAACTGGTCTCGTAGTTCCTAGCATTGTTGTTGCCATCACTCTACAGTAAAGGGGATGGGCCTGACACTGATAGCAAACATCAAATGTCATGCAGAGCTTCCGATGACAGCTTCATTTTATCCTTGCCTTAGTCATTGCCATCAGGCATTAACACAGTTAACTGGCCAGTTAGCTACATGACGGGGCTTGGACTAGAGTAACATCCCcccattttgctgttttgtttctcGATTGCTAACATCACTTTCCTAGCTCCAGTAACTGACTTCTACAGTCTTGTGTACTGGGTTTTGTTTGATATTAAAAAACTTGTTACCTGACCATCATGAAGGCCAGCAACTATACTCAAGCTGCCAGTCAGTCAATTACTGATAAAATGCACCAATCTTTCACCAAATTGTTTATGAAGTAGTAAAGTAATTAAATGTTATCACTCGAGTTTGGGTTTCTTTAACTGGAGTGTGAACACTTAACTTGACTGTGTCTCCTGTCAAAATATAGTATGCAGATTAGTCCCGACTGATAGCATAGGTCGTGCAGCAGTCAGAGGTGTGCATATTGTACAGGTCTGAGCGTTGTGCCTAATTTGGGGGTGTCACCATTATGCTGATATGATAATGACTCCATACGTTTtttggggttagataattttcACTTCAtatcccctctcttcttctttgtcctTATCTATCAGAGAGTAGAGTCATAGGTTTTGCATATGGCTGATCAGTTAGTTTGTTGACTTCCTTGTGCTGGTTACATGTTAGGAGGATCGGCACATGCCACTTGGTTTAATTTTACCGCTTGGTGTATGGGCGCCCTGATCTAATGCATCTAGTAGAAGGACAGCCTGCTAACATCCATATCTCATATTGTAACCTTTGCAGAGAGGGAACTACAGAGTTGGAGTTGAcagttttgcgtgtgtgttcccACCCAGTTATGTCAATCGTCCTCCCCatcatctctctgtccctgtctcctGTTGCTCTGCTCTCTTTAACTCCCACCTATCGATGtatattttccccttttctcttcctctgcttattctcctcctcttctcttccctctcccgtctctttctcatctcttccaGGCAGTGGAGGAGTTCCTGAGTGAGGTGCGGAGCAGAGAACAGCCCCACAGTGCTGGTCTTGTCTCCCAGCCTACAGCTGTCAAGTTCCTCATGGCCCGCAAGTTTGACGTCTCCAGAGCCATCGACCTCTTCCAAGCATACAAGGTACAGCGCTGCTACGCTGCGATTAGTGACAGCACTCTGAGCCAACCATGTACTTTTCTGTCCTTTATCAAGAGAATGTTTCAGGGGttttctatgtatgtgtgtgtgtgtgtttttacctaATACCATACAATTCATACCATGTAATCTCCCATACACATCTTGCTCCCACTTTTTTCTCACCTAAAACAAAGGCTGGTATTTTGGCACCCGTGGTGAAGATGAGAATAAAAGCCTGTAGGCCTAGAAGATGAACACAGCTATCTTATAATCTGTGCTCAGAAATTGTATTTATTCCTGATGTTTTTGCATTCAGTGGACTAAGGTGCACACATATACCCACTATGTTGTGATGTTGAATCCAGCTCATGCCCATTTTGCATGttcatcccatctctctctcccacctttcCTATTACTCTCCACTATTGCTTTAAATTGAAATGTAATTGCTTATATACTTACATTGTGTAACATTTTGAGCCTTTGAGGGAAAAAATCCAAAACGTATTAATCTGCTTCCACTTTGCATATAGTGATGAATACTTTACAATGAGATTGTCTTTTGCAATTGGGAGAAACATAGCTAAGAGAAGGCTTATCATCAAAATATCTTGATTTGTGGTGGTTGTGCACTTATGGCTTTAGGGTAGCTTACTCTGTCCAGATTCAATGTCACTCCATTATTTAGTCAATGTGTAGTATGCATTATATCAGTGTAAATAACAGCTAGACCTGACATATACCTGAACTCATTCAGACACTTTCAAATGTAAACAGTAGTCATGGCTGGTTAGAGCATTTCACAGGAATATGCAATAATTGTCATGATTGTAATCTTCAATACTTAAAACTcttttattcaaagtttatttaaGCAATAAGCTATGAGAGtctgtgctttacagtgattatTGAACAGCTCAGAGGCTCAACACGAAGCTGAGCACAGCCTAGCTTTTATAAAATGATGGTAACACACcttggaaaacaaacacaaatgttcAATGAAAGTGTTATTTTTGATCAGTATTAATTGTTATTCAAACGCACACAATTATGCGTCTATTGGGTATTTTACATCAGCTTCGAACATGACTCAACTAATCGTAACTGAGGACTGGACTGATCAGTTTTACAATAATCAAGAACCTTAGGAGGAATTCACTTGCCTTTGGGTGCAACATCAAATTCATATTAGAGGTAAACTGTTCAAAACTTTGgagtaaaacaacattttcccAGTTTTTGGAGGATAGAATATAACTCgtttgtgatttttattttttactgctTTTTTGATTCATCTTTATTAAGGGTGCCAGTTATTTTGGAGGGCACTCAATGCCTAGATTATGCTAATGCTGGTTTAGCCATAGGCTAATcacttctctcctgtctctgctATCATGTATCCAATCAGAACACAAGAATCAAAGAGGGCATCTTTAACATCAACCCTGACGAGGAGCCGCTACGCTCTGAGCTGTTGAGCGGCAAATTCACAGTCCTGGTGAGTGCTGAAATACAATACAGGGTTATAATTGCATTTTGTGAGTCATGTTACACAAAGTAATTTGAATTTGTCCCTTAACATTTATACCCCTTGATAGACACAAACGGCACACAAGCAATTCATTTTAGAGGACTTGTGtctataatgtgtgtgtgtgcgcgcgcatgtatgtgtgttactctttgtgagtgtgagacagtggagacacaaTAAATGGAGTTTTAGTTTTGACTTTGTTTATATTCTTGACTTCTGTATGTGGATGGTCTGGAAGTTTGTTGTGTATGTTCATAATGAGAAATCAGTGCAGCCTTAATTCACCAATCACATAGCATGGAAGCACAAGGAATTTGCACTGGTGTGTATAATGGCCCAATCATGTGCCTTCCAGCCTGGCCGTGATGCAAAGGGTGCTGCTCTAGCACTCTTCACTGCTCGTCTCCACCGACCAGACGTCACTACTCACAAAGCTGTGCTACAGGCCATCATCTATCAGCTGGACAAAGCCATAGAGAGGTGATGCACCCTTTTCTGCACATTCTGCGCATCAcatttctctcctttctgtccttTTCCTATTTGTTGTTCACTCACCCCacgtttcttttcttcttccatttcattcttttttctaCTACCTACATTTTTTAACTTTCCTTTTTACTCTTCATTAGTATAGTACCTGGATTCTTGAACAATGGGTCAGGATCCCAAATACATTGTGGGCCGAATTGGTTCCAAGATGAGACTTTTGAGAAAATTACCAGGATGAAAATCGTTGATGAACCCTCTGTATGGAGTATCGCCTTATTCTTTGTGATTAACATATCTTGTTCTGTTTATCTCCCCAGTGTGCAAACTCAGAGAGACGGCCTCATATTTATCTATGACATGACCAACTCCAGCTATGGAAACTTTGACTATGAGCTCTGTGTCAAGATCCTCAACTTGCTCAAGGTAAAACTGAAGAAtctcctcttttgtttttttctcttatctGTCCTCTTCCCTGGAGTTTTCCACTTTCTCGTGACTTTTCTGTCAGAATTGTCTGTCATTTAAAGAAGagctttttcatcatttttgccCTGTGATGTTTGTACTTCCTAGGGGGCATTCCCGGCTCGTCTAAAATGTGTCTTCATTGTGTCATCACCTCTTTGGTTTCGAGCCCCTTTCGCTGTTCTCCGCCTCTTTGTCCGCGAGAAGCTGAGAGAAAGGGTACGTATGTCTCTGTGTTCATCTGTGATTGACATTCACACATGATTTCCAATTGTTTTCCACTTGTGTTGTCTTAAATGTAGGTATTAAGGATGGGTTATATATAAGATGTGAGTTAGCTTTataatattttaaatgtgtctCGTCTTGTTGCCAGGTGTGCACAGTGAAAGCCCATGAGTTGGCCAATCACATCCcagtctcctccctccctgagCACCTGGGTGGTACATGCCAGTATAGCCATGTGGCCTGGATCCAGTCTTGTGTTAACATAGACACAAACCCCGCCCCGGGTGATACACAAGTGCACGACACACACGACTGCGTGGGAAGCCTGCTGCGCTCCTACAGCCTGGAGTGCAGCAACACTAGCGCGGGCGCTACACTATCCCACACCCATATAAATACACAGTTAGGTTCCGAGTTAGCCACGGCTAACTCTAACTGCTACGATGATAGCAATGCTAACCCACACAACCACTGCGGTGGGGTGGAGGGCAGGACTCGAGGCCAAGGCCAGTACCAGCAGAGCCCACATTCTGCTGCTAACAGGCCGCAGGGGAACCACCAACACTGGAACGGCTCAGCGGTGAGCGGGGCTAACGTGGCTGTTAGTGGCACCAGCCCCAACTCTAACATGAATGGCCGCGGCCGCCAGCCCCCTCCCCAGTCAGACACCCCCCCTGACACCCCCCTTCACCAGAAAGGTGATGCGGATACGCCGGTTGGCAAGGCAACAGACTCTGGCCACAGATCTCAGAATGAGGATgtagatgaggaggaggtggaggaggaggaggaggaggtggaggagggtgaagaagaggaaggtgtGCCCCCGTTGCCCCAGAAGTCTTTGCCACGCCCTCCCCACCAGCCGTCCTCCCAGTGCCCGCCCCTGTCCTCGTCGTGGGGTCCTGAGGATGAGGACCCCTGCATGGAGGTGTCCGTTCACATGCCAGAGCGGGGAGGCATGACAGTGCAGGAGCTGGTGGAGCAcgtgaagaggaagaagaagaaggggatcTACCAGGAGTACGAGGAGATCCGCAAGGAGCCGCCAGCAGGCACCTTTGAC from the Centroberyx gerrardi isolate f3 chromosome 3, fCenGer3.hap1.cur.20231027, whole genome shotgun sequence genome contains:
- the ptpn9b gene encoding tyrosine-protein phosphatase non-receptor type 9, which gives rise to MAEALTTQEELAVEEFLSEVRSREQPHSAGLVSQPTAVKFLMARKFDVSRAIDLFQAYKNTRIKEGIFNINPDEEPLRSELLSGKFTVLPGRDAKGAALALFTARLHRPDVTTHKAVLQAIIYQLDKAIESVQTQRDGLIFIYDMTNSSYGNFDYELCVKILNLLKGAFPARLKCVFIVSSPLWFRAPFAVLRLFVREKLRERVCTVKAHELANHIPVSSLPEHLGGTCQYSHVAWIQSCVNIDTNPAPGDTQVHDTHDCVGSLLRSYSLECSNTSAGATLSHTHINTQLGSELATANSNCYDDSNANPHNHCGGVEGRTRGQGQYQQSPHSAANRPQGNHQHWNGSAVSGANVAVSGTSPNSNMNGRGRQPPPQSDTPPDTPLHQKGDADTPVGKATDSGHRSQNEDVDEEEVEEEEEEVEEGEEEEGVPPLPQKSLPRPPHQPSSQCPPLSSSWGPEDEDPCMEVSVHMPERGGMTVQELVEHVKRKKKKGIYQEYEEIRKEPPAGTFDYSKKLSNQIKNRYSDVLCLDQSRVRLCQLCDDEDETSDYINASFMDGYKRSNTYIATQGPLPKTFGDFWRMVWEQMVLIIVMTTRVVERGRVKCGQYWPLEDGRTEQHGYFLVRNTHIQVFQDFKLSHLELYNTQTGETREVCHYLYVSWPDFGVPKSASAMLDFREHVLQRQEAAVRSLGPSWTGPPGGPPVVVHCSAGIGRTGTFCTLDICLSRLEDIGTVDVRQTVRRMRTQRAFSIQTWDQYYFCYTAVIEYAQRHGKLSPVQWSDSDLETDSE